AGCCCGGTATAAAAGCCTTCAATTTTTATTCTGCCAAATCAACCATAATATCTTATTAAAATAATCGATTAGACTTTGTGCCAAATCGTGATTAATTAACACTCCTATGCAGCCTGTGCCGATAAGGCATATGTTTTTTTTAACAGGAATGAAACCAATCCGGTCAATCCTACAACCGGATTCCCTTAAGGAGTGTTTTTTATAATGAATTTTGATTACAGCAGTGCCAAAGAACAGCTGGATGCCAAGGTATCCGAGCTGCGGGAAAAGCCCTTCCTCCCCGAAGAGCTTGTAAATCTGATCTCCAATGTAGCAGCAATCCAGTTGGAAGCGCAGCAGCACTCCGCCCCGGAAATCCCCAGCGAACTTACCCCCGCAGACCAGAATCTGCAGGGACGCCCCCTGCTTGCCCGCGAGAATTTCACTTACGATTTTGAACAGTGCAAGGAGCTGATCAGCAAAATTTCCACGCTGGTCAGTAAAGAAGAAGGACCCCTTGCTGATGCAGCCGGAACAATCAACGCCGCAATCGAATCCGGTGAGTTGGACCTGAAGCAGGCCATCAAAGCCTATCTTGAAACCGATGATGAATTTTTCCTCGGCTGGGCGGAAAAAATGCCTGAGGCTCCACGCGCTCTCAGTTTTCTCGTCCAGTCCGCGCTGACCCCCTCCATTAAGACAGTTGCCGCAGCATTGGCCGAAAAACTGCCCGAACTTGAAGCCGACACCTCTCAGAGACCGGACAACGGTGAACTTGATTTCGAATTGGAGCAGCCCGCGCCGCACCAGCACGGACACTGTCCCATCTGCGGCTCCGTAGCCTTCATGCACACCCTGCACCACAAGCAGGGCTTCCGCTACGCCAGCTGTTCCTTCTGCCATACCGAGTACCGGGTCCGCCGCATGGCCTGTGCCTACTGCGACAACACCAACGCGGAAAACCTCAAATTTTTCACTGTGGAAGAAGCACCGGGCTACCGGGTTGATGTCTGCGAATCCTGCAAGACCTACATGAAAACCACGGATTTTCGTGAAGTGGCTAAAGTTTCCATTCCGGCCCTTAATGATCTTGAATCATTGCCGCTGGATTTTGTAGCAGCAGAAGAAGGCTACACCCGGGGCACCCTGTCCGTCTGGGGATTCTAAAATGGTACTCACCGACAAGATAGGCCGGACCGTCAGCTATCTGCGGCTGAGCGTTACCGACCGCTGCAACCTGCGCTGCATGTATTGCGTGACCAAGGATTTCCAGTTCATCCCCCACCCGAACATCCTGCGCTACGAGGAAATGCTGCGGCTGGTGGATATTGCCGCGACCATGAACATCACCAAACTGCGGCTCACCGGAGGCGAACCCTTTGCCCGCCGGGGATTCATGGATTTCATCGCCGCGGTCATGAAAAACCATCCGGAACTGGACCTGCGCATCACCACCAACGGAACACTCATTGAACCGCTGGTGCCGGAGCTTAAAAAAATCGGGGTCAACAGGCTGAACATATCGCTGGATACCCTTGACCGTGAGACTTTCAAGGAAGTGACCGGACGTGATCATTTAAATGATGTACTGGCAACCATCGAAGCCTGCCTTTCCGCCGGGATCAAGATCAAGGTCAATGCCGTGGCCATGAAAGGCATCAATGATAAAGAACTAGGTTCATTCATCGATTTTGCCAAAGAGAATCCCATCGACATGCGTTTCATCGAGTTCATGCCCATGGGCGATGACACCAAATCCGACAGCAGATTCTGGTCTGCTGACGATATCCTCGAACAGGGTCGCCAGCACGCCGCACTGGAAAAAATAAAGGTCAGGCCGGAAAACCACGGCCCCGCGCGCATGTACTCCATCGAAGGCGGCAAGGGAAGGCTGGGATTAATTTCCCCGGTCAGTTCACATTTCTGCGCCACCTGCAACAGGCTGCGCATCACTTCCGACGGCCAGCTGCGGACCTGTCTTTTTTCCGACAAGACCTACGGACTGCGTGAAATTTTAAGGAACCCGGACATGGATGACGATGCCGTACGCATGGTCATAGCGGAGGCCACCATGGACAAACCGCTGGGGTACCATCTCCTAGAACAAAGATCATCAGGATGTGAAGGTGTATGCGAAACACAGATGTCGGCCATAGGCGGATAGAAGGATCAGTCATGAATGCTGTTTCTGAAAGTAGGGATGAACTGCTGGCGCGTCTGAGCTCCTCCGAAGAGGAAGCCAGAAATTTCCTGCTGCACAAAGCCCTCGGTGACCGCAAAGCCTTCTGCCCCCGCTGCCGGGAGCACAAGCTCTACAACTTAAACGGCGAGCGTTACCGCTGCTCTTCCTGCAAGTACACCTTTCAGGATTTCAGCGGTCGCTGGATCAACAACGGCGGCCTTTCCTCCCGCGAATGGGTGCGCCTGATCCAGATGTTCGCCGAAGACCACACCGCCCACGCCATCTCTCTTGATCTGGAACTTTCCTACAACGCCACCTACAAGGCCATCACCGCGCTCAGGTTCGCAATCTTAGCACAGGCAATCGATGCCCAGCAGTTGCTCAGTCCGGAAACCGGGCTGCACACCCATCTCAAGAACAAAAAACTGACCGGGGTACCTTCCAAGAAAGTAACCGGGACCATTCCCGTATTCGGAATAATGGAAAAAAACGGCTGGGTGTTCATCGATTTAATGCAGAACATCACTGCGGAATCGGTATTCCACTTCAACCACAACTTCCACCTCAAGCTGGTCCGCCACGGGTCCATCATCCACACCGACCGCTACCAGAAATACGATTCCCTGATCCTCTGCGGAGACGATTCCCTGCCGCTCGATTACATCCGCAAATACCCGGACATCACCCCGCACATAGAAATTTCCGGCGGTGAATTCTGGCAATTCGCACGTCAGCGTTTCAAGCGTTACAAGGGTATATCCCCGCACCGCTTTCCCTTATATCTGAAAGAGTTAGAATTTCGGTTTAACAATCGTTCAAAGGATTTGTTTGATTTATTGACCGGGTATATTTGTAAGATTGTGCCTGATGTGGATTAGGGATTTGACTTTTTATTCACAAGATATATATCAAAAAAGAAAATGTTGTTTAGGTTATCCCTAATCAACATTTTTATTTACTTTTGCAGACGAACCAATTAGCGGAAAGCTTACCCACTATTTTTTGGACAATTTTCATTAAGACTGTTCAAAATTGCGAGGCAATGAGTATTTTAAATTTCGAATTCACCGATAAAATTATCCCTGACGCTTTTCACGGCACTTCAGCTAAAGCCGCAGAGGAAATTTTAAGGACTCAAACCTTCGTTGAAAGTGATGATAAATCTTTTTTGGGTAAGGGTGTTTATTTTTACGAAGCGTCAAAAAAATCCGCTATTGATTGGGCTGAAAATAAACACGGCATAGATATCACCGTTATTCAAGCTAAAATTCAACTTGGCTCGTGTTTTGATCTTCATAACGCAGAACACGAAATGGCTTTTACCCACTTAAAAAGCCAACTTGAATATATGGGCAAAGGACGCGACATGACCGATGCCTTTGTGATAAATTATATGGTAGAAAAAATATGCACGCAAATAGAAACGGTAAGGTGCTCCATTCCGAAAGGATTTCGTAAAGGGTATCATAATCCTCTAGTTAAAAATGGAGTCATTCCCCGTAAGAATGAAATTTATATTTGCGTCAGAGAGCAAAAAAATATTTTAGAATTGCAAGAAGCTAAAGGAGGTATTTCATGACAAATCTTACGTTTGAATACCTTAAGGGATTAATTGACGAACACTTCGATGGAATGACCAACGAAGTGTTCGAAAAGAATTTAATCGAAACAGATTATGAATTCTATAGCAATATTCATGTATCCCTTTTAAACAGATACAAGGGACAAACTAGAAATTCAAGTTCATCCAGCGCATTTGATGATATTGTCTTTGAAGCATTTGACTTTAAGCATAGTTGTTTTGACTGCGCTGAGTACGCTAAGGCCGCATAAGGATTATAATATGTCAGACATGAAGGTTCACCCTATTCAGCTTGTTTCAGTTGGTGTCAAAAAACTTGAAGCTGAAGCTTTCGCTTTTCCTGAGCCTAATGTTCAGGCTGATGGGGATTCATTTTCTTTTGAATTTGGTCACTCTGAATTTGATAAAGAAGAAAGATCAATTTCAGTAGGTGTGAACATTGAGATCGGTACAGAGAAATGCAATCAAGAAAATCCTCCTTTTGCGTTAAAAGTTGAATTAATAGGTCATTTTGAAGTAGACACAGAACAATTTGATATTGAACATATAGACCATTGGGCACGGCATAATGCTCCATTGCTACTATACCCTTATTTGAGAGAGCACGCCTTCGCTTTGTCGGCAAGACTAGGGTTTACTCCTGTTCTATTGCCGCTACTACAGATACCGTCTTCAAAATAATTAAAGGCTGGTTTTCTACACGAAAACCAGCCTTTTCTATTTGAATATCAAACCCAACCTTACCCTAAAACAAACTCCCCTACCCCCCAGCAACCCGATCCTTACCCTGCACTTTTGATTCATACATAGCTTTATCAGCACGCAGTGCAAACGAATCAAGGGTATCTCCATCCTGAAACTCGGACACACCGCAACTGACTGTGATCTTAATTTCGTCAGCTGCGGGAGAAACGTTATTGCATTTGTAGCTGTTGTAAACAGAAGAGCGAATGCGTTCTGCCACGTTCATGGCTATGGACATTTTCCCGTCCACCAAAATGATGAACTCATCTCCGCCCCAACGGGCGCAAAAGTCATCATTGCGGATAGCTGAACTGATGGCACGTGAAGTATCTTTAATGATGGTATCGCCTTTAAGATGTCCACAGAGATCATTGATGTTCTTAAAATCATCAATATCAAGCAGAATAAGCGAAAATGGATTTCCTTTCCTACGAAAATTAGCCATTGCAGCATCAAACCGCTGTTCAAACAAACGGCGGTTGGCAACTCCGGTCAGGGCATCTGTTCCGGCCTGCTTTTCCAGACGTATTTGAAAATGGTTAATAGTCAGAATGCTCAAGAAAAGAATCAGCAGGGTCGCGCCCCCACCAACAAGCAGAGTTCGGGACAGGTTATCGCGGGCAGTTCCAAGAGCTGCGTTTTCACTCTGCTGAACGACAAGAATCCATTCGAATTCAGGAATATAGCGAGTGGTCAAATATTTCTTGTCTCCATCTACAGAAAACTCAAATATCGCCGGTTCGCTATTGGAGGCCAACAGCTTATGGGCAACTGTTTCAATACCCGGCAAATCTTTAATATTTGCCTTTTCGATCAAATGCACATTACTGTGCATCTGGATCACACCGTCTAAATCAACCAGAAAAATCTCTTTGGAGTACTTCTTTGAAAAACTATCCAAAAGCTTTGAAACCTTATCCATATTAAGGCCAACACCGGCAACTCCTAGAAACTTGCCGTCTTTGCCTTCAACTCTGTGATTAATAAAAACGGTCAGAATATTATCCGCTACCTCGTTGGTATCAACATCCAGATCATATTTTTCACCGGACTCAATAAAATCATAAAACCAGACATCGTGCCTGTCCTGTTCGGAAACCTTCTTCAGAACCCCACCGGGATGATAATATTTCCTGGTACTGGCTGAGACAAAAAAAGCACTGAAAAAACCGTACTCTTCTTTGATTTCATTCAAATAACGCTGAACAGCATCCGGATTTTTCTCTCCATAAGCTGTCCAATCCTGAAGAAAGGTATCGTTCGCCATGAGTGATGAAACAAAAACAGGACGCATGATCCCGGACTGAATTTCCGAATATATGTTATCGCGAGTCAGTGGCAAGGCGGAATAGACGATCTCATCATGAATATTTTTGCGTGAAACATTGTAGTTGAACAAACTGATAAGAACGAATGCGCCAACCAGAATAGCGGCCACCGCCATTATTAATTTTAACCTTATGGACATTTACTCTCCGCGAAAAAAAAGCAAAGCCCCGAACAGGCTTTGCAATTCAAACTATAAATTTACCCTAGATACCCTAAAACAAACTCCCCTGCCCCCCGGCATCACGACTGGACGCAACCTTCTGCAAATGCTGATAAGCCCGGGCAGTAGCAACGCGCCCTCTAGGGGTTCGCTTCAGAAAACCGCACTGGATCAGGTAAGGCTCGTAAATATCCTCAATGGTCCGTACTTCCTCGGAACAGGCCACGGCGATGGTCTTTACACCCACGGGACCGCCACCGAACTGGTCGATCAAGATGGTCAGGATTTTACGGTCCATGTAATCGAGACCCAACGGATCGACATCCAGCTTGTTCAGGGCCATGTCAGCCAGTTCGCCTGTTACTACCCCGTCACCATGCACGGTGGCGAAATCACGCACCCTGCGCAGGAGACGGTTGGCGATACGCGGTGTGCCTCTGGAACGCTTGCCGATGATGAGCGCGCCTTCGTCGGTGACCTTGAGGTCAAAGATTCTGGCGGCGCGGGTGACGATGCGGGCCAACTCTTCCGGGGAATAGAATTCCAAGCGAAAAATGCAGCCGAAACGGTCACGAAGCGGTGAGGTGAGCAGTCCGAGGCGGGTTGTGGCACCCACCAGAGTGAACGGCTCAAGGTCAATCTTTACGGTGCGGGCGGCAGGTCCCTGCCCGATGATCAGGTCGAGGTTGAAATCCTCCATGGCCGGGTAGAGCACTTCCTCTACGTTGGCGGGCACACGGTGGATTTCATCGATGAAAAGTATGTCGTTGCGCGAAAGGTTGGTCAGGATGGCGGCGAGGTCTCCGCTGCGCTCCAGAACAGGACCGGATGTGGAAATGAGATTGACTCCCAGCTCGGATGCGATGATCCGGGCGAGGGTTGTTTTACCCAGACCGGGGTTGCCGTAGAAAAGGGCGTGGTCCATGGCATTGCCGCGCCCGCGCGCAGCTTGAATGAAGACATCTAGGTTATCGCGTAGATCGTCCTGACCGATAAAATCGGCCAAGCGTTGCGGTCTGATGTGATCGTCTGAACCGTTGTTTTCCATCATATTCCGGTGCTTCCTGCTGAAAAATTATTTGTTCTGGGAAATCTTTTTCAAAGCTACGCGGATAGCTCCACCGGCGTCAAGATCAGGTTCCTCTTCGAAGATTTCCTTGAGGATTTCGCGCACTTCCTCATCCCCGTAACCGAGGTTGCGCAGACCGGAAAGGGCGTCGAGGAATTCAC
This genomic interval from Desulfovibrio sp. JC010 contains the following:
- the moaA gene encoding GTP 3',8-cyclase MoaA, producing the protein MVLTDKIGRTVSYLRLSVTDRCNLRCMYCVTKDFQFIPHPNILRYEEMLRLVDIAATMNITKLRLTGGEPFARRGFMDFIAAVMKNHPELDLRITTNGTLIEPLVPELKKIGVNRLNISLDTLDRETFKEVTGRDHLNDVLATIEACLSAGIKIKVNAVAMKGINDKELGSFIDFAKENPIDMRFIEFMPMGDDTKSDSRFWSADDILEQGRQHAALEKIKVRPENHGPARMYSIEGGKGRLGLISPVSSHFCATCNRLRITSDGQLRTCLFSDKTYGLREILRNPDMDDDAVRMVIAEATMDKPLGYHLLEQRSSGCEGVCETQMSAIGG
- a CDS encoding sensor domain-containing diguanylate cyclase, whose protein sequence is MSIRLKLIMAVAAILVGAFVLISLFNYNVSRKNIHDEIVYSALPLTRDNIYSEIQSGIMRPVFVSSLMANDTFLQDWTAYGEKNPDAVQRYLNEIKEEYGFFSAFFVSASTRKYYHPGGVLKKVSEQDRHDVWFYDFIESGEKYDLDVDTNEVADNILTVFINHRVEGKDGKFLGVAGVGLNMDKVSKLLDSFSKKYSKEIFLVDLDGVIQMHSNVHLIEKANIKDLPGIETVAHKLLASNSEPAIFEFSVDGDKKYLTTRYIPEFEWILVVQQSENAALGTARDNLSRTLLVGGGATLLILFLSILTINHFQIRLEKQAGTDALTGVANRRLFEQRFDAAMANFRRKGNPFSLILLDIDDFKNINDLCGHLKGDTIIKDTSRAISSAIRNDDFCARWGGDEFIILVDGKMSIAMNVAERIRSSVYNSYKCNNVSPAADEIKITVSCGVSEFQDGDTLDSFALRADKAMYESKVQGKDRVAGG
- a CDS encoding IS1595 family transposase, whose amino-acid sequence is MRNTDVGHRRIEGSVMNAVSESRDELLARLSSSEEEARNFLLHKALGDRKAFCPRCREHKLYNLNGERYRCSSCKYTFQDFSGRWINNGGLSSREWVRLIQMFAEDHTAHAISLDLELSYNATYKAITALRFAILAQAIDAQQLLSPETGLHTHLKNKKLTGVPSKKVTGTIPVFGIMEKNGWVFIDLMQNITAESVFHFNHNFHLKLVRHGSIIHTDRYQKYDSLILCGDDSLPLDYIRKYPDITPHIEISGGEFWQFARQRFKRYKGISPHRFPLYLKELEFRFNNRSKDLFDLLTGYICKIVPDVD
- a CDS encoding protein-export chaperone SecB, translating into MSDMKVHPIQLVSVGVKKLEAEAFAFPEPNVQADGDSFSFEFGHSEFDKEERSISVGVNIEIGTEKCNQENPPFALKVELIGHFEVDTEQFDIEHIDHWARHNAPLLLYPYLREHAFALSARLGFTPVLLPLLQIPSSK
- a CDS encoding formate dehydrogenase accessory protein FdhE, which translates into the protein MNFDYSSAKEQLDAKVSELREKPFLPEELVNLISNVAAIQLEAQQHSAPEIPSELTPADQNLQGRPLLARENFTYDFEQCKELISKISTLVSKEEGPLADAAGTINAAIESGELDLKQAIKAYLETDDEFFLGWAEKMPEAPRALSFLVQSALTPSIKTVAAALAEKLPELEADTSQRPDNGELDFELEQPAPHQHGHCPICGSVAFMHTLHHKQGFRYASCSFCHTEYRVRRMACAYCDNTNAENLKFFTVEEAPGYRVDVCESCKTYMKTTDFREVAKVSIPALNDLESLPLDFVAAEEGYTRGTLSVWGF
- the ruvB gene encoding Holliday junction branch migration DNA helicase RuvB: MMENNGSDDHIRPQRLADFIGQDDLRDNLDVFIQAARGRGNAMDHALFYGNPGLGKTTLARIIASELGVNLISTSGPVLERSGDLAAILTNLSRNDILFIDEIHRVPANVEEVLYPAMEDFNLDLIIGQGPAARTVKIDLEPFTLVGATTRLGLLTSPLRDRFGCIFRLEFYSPEELARIVTRAARIFDLKVTDEGALIIGKRSRGTPRIANRLLRRVRDFATVHGDGVVTGELADMALNKLDVDPLGLDYMDRKILTILIDQFGGGPVGVKTIAVACSEEVRTIEDIYEPYLIQCGFLKRTPRGRVATARAYQHLQKVASSRDAGGQGSLF